The Yoonia sp. SS1-5 genome contains a region encoding:
- a CDS encoding IS110 family transposase — translation MSRTQEKINQPTEPVYAGIDVSKNTLDFCIIPHGITMTVSNDKKGIKSLIRECKRYDVQLVALEATGKYHCLLHEMLFDAEINAAVINPFRSRQFADSMGKLAKTDTIDAHVLARFAERMKPEPDKPPGPHFKALRSLQSARRQVVSEIGDLKRQLQTTDHPLAAKQIKTRITVAERHKSVLEDEIYEVINANLDMKHKFQILLSIPGIGKLTACVMIADLAELGQVNAKQIAALAGVAPMNWDSGARQGNRMIRGGRQSVRNALYMCAVNCTSRSGPLGSFYRRLIQRGKSPKVALTAVMRKLVIIANSLVAEDRHWRADTV, via the coding sequence ATGTCTCGAACGCAAGAAAAGATAAACCAACCAACTGAACCTGTCTACGCAGGGATCGATGTCAGCAAGAATACGCTAGATTTCTGCATCATACCGCACGGCATAACCATGACGGTGAGCAACGACAAAAAAGGCATCAAATCACTGATCCGCGAATGTAAACGCTACGATGTCCAGCTTGTCGCACTTGAAGCAACTGGCAAATACCATTGCCTGCTGCATGAGATGCTGTTTGATGCCGAAATAAACGCTGCCGTTATCAATCCGTTCCGCTCGCGCCAGTTCGCCGATAGCATGGGCAAACTCGCCAAGACCGATACCATTGATGCTCACGTTCTAGCCCGCTTTGCTGAGCGCATGAAACCGGAGCCCGATAAGCCGCCCGGACCGCACTTTAAGGCGCTTCGTTCGCTTCAATCTGCACGAAGGCAGGTCGTGAGTGAAATTGGCGATCTTAAACGCCAACTTCAAACGACAGACCATCCGCTCGCGGCAAAACAGATCAAGACACGTATCACAGTGGCTGAACGCCACAAATCCGTTCTTGAAGACGAAATCTACGAGGTGATCAACGCAAACCTAGATATGAAGCACAAGTTTCAAATTCTGCTCTCGATACCTGGGATCGGCAAGCTGACAGCCTGCGTGATGATCGCTGATCTGGCTGAGCTTGGTCAGGTTAACGCCAAGCAAATTGCCGCTTTGGCTGGCGTTGCTCCGATGAATTGGGACAGCGGCGCCCGTCAAGGCAATCGCATGATCCGGGGCGGACGACAGAGCGTTCGAAATGCGCTGTATATGTGCGCCGTCAACTGCACCAGCCGTTCAGGACCGCTTGGAAGCTTTTATCGACGGCTGATACAGCGTGGCAAAAGCCCGAAGGTGGCCTTGACCGCTGTCATGCGCAAGCTGGTTATCATCGCCAATTCATTGGTTGCGGAAGATCGTCACTGGCGTGCCGATACCGTATGA